Sequence from the Pseudomonas frederiksbergensis genome:
CCGCTGGATGCGCGGCCGTGCAGTCGGCGGCGGGGCTTCGCCGATCACTTGCGAGGCATATGGCACTTGAGGTCCGGCGAACGCCCCAACGCCGCCCTCCAGCAGAGGCCGACCAAAGCCATCCAGCACCTGGCCCAGCAATTGCGGCCCGACGATCACCCGATGCGGCATGCCCAACGGTTCCACGGCCGCGCCGACACGAACGCCCTCCAGGCCGCCGAGGGCGCTGAGCAAGGCGTCGTGACGGTCGAAGCCGACGATCTCGGCCAGCAATGGCTCGCGTGCATCACGCTCGACTTGGCAGAGGTCACCGATCTGCGCCCCTGGCAGCCGGCATTGCAACAGGATCCCGCTGACCCGCTGCACCCGTCCACGCACCATGACCGGCGCGAATCGGCGCAGGCGTGCCCGCTGCCCGGCCTCCCAGCTCTCCAAACGGGCGATGGCGGCTTGCATCACCACGTAACCTCGTAGCGTTGCTCGCCTTCGAACGTCACTTTGCCGCTGTCGATGGCGGTCAGCCGCAGGCCATCGATCTGATCCCCCAGGAACAGCCGGCGCCCATCGGAGGTGACGACGTGACCACGCTTGCCGCCAACAATCTGGGCGATCTGAAACGGTAATTGCGTCAATCGTTCCTTGACGTTGGCGGTGATCTCGACCGACGTATCGTAGCGAGCATGGAAACGCTCCATCAGCCGCTCGACCACCGCCAGGCGCTGACGCGGCAGCTCGCCCACCAGCGCCAGCCGACCGTCCTGTACCTCGGTCCGCACATTGGCATCCAGGTCTCGTTCCTGGAGCATGCGATCCAGCTCCAGGCGAACCGCCTCCACCGTGTCCAAAGCAGCCTTGGCCTGCTTGTGCTGCTGCACCGCACTGGGCGCCACCGTCGGTGCCGGTTGGCTGGTAAAGGCCCAGGCGCTGGAGGCAACGGTGATCACCGCCACCGCGATCCCCACGCGCTTGGGCCATGACGGCCGCGCTGCAGGTTTATGGGCATCGCGCTCGACTGTCAGGTGCGCAGCGTCATCCAGGGCCGCGTCTTCGGGCCAAGGTTGATCGGCGGGAGCCAGGCACAGCCAGATGCCGGCGATGGAAAAAGGCGTATTGCCCGGCAACGGCCCGGGCGATGCCCAAGGTTGGCCTTGCCCGTCACACACTGCGCCCTCCAGCGATTCCAGCAGCCATTGGCCCTCGACCTGCCTGAGAGTCGCGTGACGGCCGCAGATACCTGGGTCGTATAGCGCCAGGTCGGCATCCTCCGCCGCCCCGACCACCCATTGCTCACCTACCAGCGGCAACGCCGCACCTCGGTGCAGACCACTCAATACACGCAGCTCGAACATGGCCAACTCCTCAAGGCGCGACAGATGTGCGCCGGCAATCCGCTTGAAGGACGGGGCACGGGTGGCCCTCGTCCACTGTCACAGCCAGGCCAGTGAACGCGCCTGGAATCACATCGTTACGCGCGGCAGCGCTGTTCGCGTGCCAAGGGGAAAGACCCGTCATGCGGCCTCCTCGATTTGCAGTTTTTCCTGCTCCAGATCAAAACGTCCCAACACGGTGACCTGGGCATTGCTGTGCAACTCGCTGAAGGCAAGCACGGGCACGTGGTTGAACTCGTCACGCAGCAGGTCACGCAGCGGTGCGCGCAAGTCCTGCGCCACCAACAGCACCGCCGTGCGCTTGGCCCGCAGCGGGAAACCTTCGCGCAGTTGCAGGACCAGGGCGCGGGTGTGCACGCTTTCCAGGGCAAAGAAAGTTTCCGTCTGGGTCTGGCGCAGCGCATCGCGCAGCAAGCCTTCGGTCTCCGGCGTCAACAGCCAGACGTGCAGGCCGTCTTCATCGCGGTACTGGTGGTAGATTTGTGATTTGAGGGCGATGCGCGCGTAGTCGGTCAGCGCACCGACGTCGCGCTCGTGCTGCCCATGCTCGATCAATGACTCGGCGATCAGGCGCACCGCCCGCAGCGGCACGCCTTCGCCCGCCAGGCGCTGCAGCACGGCGGCGAAACGGGCCAGCGGCATGGTCCTCTGCAACTCCTGCACCAGCTCTGGCTGCCCGGCTTCGAGCCAGCTGAGAATCGACTTGCTCTCCTGCAAGCCGAGGAACTGCGGGCCGGTGGCAAACATGGCGCGGCTCATGCGTTCCACCAGCAGCTCGCCCGCAGGCACCGCTTCCACTCGCTCGTCCGCCAATAACGGGTCGCCGGGCGCCAGCCATAGCCACTGATGCTCGTCGCGCACCTCGCTGCCGACCTGGGCATCCTGCGGCTCGAACGGCAGCGGCCCGCGCGCAACGGCCACGCGGTCACCGAAGGTGGCCCGCAACATCGGCACCTCATGCACGCAGAAGCGGAACTCATCGTCTTCCAGGAGCGCGCTGTACTCGATCTCGAACGGCGGCAAGGTCAGGCCAAACCCGGCAACCAGCGCGTTGCGCTTCTTGCGGATCGCCTGGATGACGTCTTCGGCGGCCGGGTTGCCTTGCATCGACTTGGAAAACTGCAAGAGATAGGCACGGGTCGGGTCGAAGCTGCGCAGGTCTTCGGCGCCATTGTGTTCCGGCGTGACGGTCGCTTCAGGTTGTTCGCCTTCGCGAGCCTTTCGCGCGCGCCCATACAGCTGGATGATGCCCGCCGTGCCGGTGATCACGGCAATGACGATGAACACCAGCGTCGGCATGCCGGGCAAGGCGGCGAAGCCGAGCATGCCTACCGAAGCGATCACCCAAGCCTTGGGTTCGGCGGTCAATTGCTGCGCGATTTCCTTGCCGACGCTGCTGCCCGCCGGCTGCCCTTCCGGCGACACGCGGGTAATGATCATGCCGGCGGTGAGGGAAATCAGCAGTGCAGGAATCTGCGCGATGAGGCCGTCACCAATGGTCAATACGGCATACAAATGCATCGAATCGGACGCGCTCATATCGTGCTGGACCATGCCGACCGAGAAGCCGCCGATGAGGTTGATCACCACGATTACCAGGCCGGCGATGGCGTCGCCCTTGACGAACTTCATCGCGCCGTCCATCGCGCCGAACAGTTGGCTTTCCTTGTTCAATTCTTCACGACGGCGGCGCGCTTCGCTGACGTCGATCAGGTTGGCGCGCAGGTCGCTGTCGATGGACATCTGCTTGCCCGGCAACGCGTCCAGCGTGAACCGCGCCGCCACTTCGGCGACCCGCTCGGAGCCCTTGGTGATCACCAGGAAGTTGACCACCGTCAGGATGAGAAAGATGACCAGCCCGACCGCAAGATTGCCTCCGACCACAAAATTGCCGAACGCCTGGACGATGTGGCCGGCGTCACCCTGGAGCAGGATCAGCCGCGTGGTCGCCACCGACAGTGCCAACCGGAACAGCGTCGTCAACAGCAGCACCGCCGGAAACGACGAGAACGCCAACGGTCGCGGCAGGTACAACGAGAGCACGATCAGCAGGCAGGAAATGCAGATGTTGATAGCGATCAACGCATCGACCACCGACGTCGGCAACGGCAGGATCAACATGAACACGATGCCGAGTACCACAAACGCCCCGGCCACTTCGATACGCCGCACCGCCGCGTTGGCGACTTTGTTCAACAAGGCGATCATGACTGCGCTCCAATAACCGGTTCGGCGGTCTGTCCGCGGGTCTCGCCACGGGAGCGTTCATCGAGCAGCACCAGCAGATTCTTCAGCGCGGTCTGGCGGCTTTTCGCGTCACGCCAGAGCGCCAGCGGCAACCGCTTGAGCAATGGGTACAAGCCGTTCAGGGAGACCAGTTGATCGCGCTCCTGGTCGCCGCCCAATTCACGGCCGATGCGACGCACTTCTGCCGAAGACAGGCCGCTGCTGACAAACCCCAGCATGCGCTGGAGCAGTAACACAGCAGTGAGCTGGCTCGCCGGGCAGCTGTAGGCCAGTTGCTCCAGCAGTCGCCGGCAGCTTTGCAACACGCTGCTCAGTTGTGTCGACGCCGCCAGGCCGATCAGCAGCGTGCGCAGCAACGCCGTAGGCCGCGAAGGCGCATGGGCAGCGATGTCGTCAGCCAATGCGCGGCGCATCATGTCCAGCCCCGACACGAACGAGGCTTCACCAAACAGGCCCAGCAGTGCCTGCATCATGGTGGGCAATGATTGCTTGAGCACCACGGTGTCGTAATAAAGGCGCCGTACCGCCTGGCGCAATTCAGGATCGCCGCCGGAGGCGCGCAGGGCCTCGGCGATGTTCATGCCCGCCTGGATCTGCGCCCCATATCGCTCGCGCAAGAGTTGCAGATAGTCACGAGCACGCTTGGCTTCGACGAGACGGCCCTGCGCCTCGGCATCGAGCAGTGCCTGCTTGAGGATCAGGTCGGTACGGGCCGGATCACCGCCCGTGGACTGCACCAATTCTTCAAGCACC
This genomic interval carries:
- the sctV gene encoding type III secretion system export apparatus subunit SctV, producing MIALLNKVANAAVRRIEVAGAFVVLGIVFMLILPLPTSVVDALIAINICISCLLIVLSLYLPRPLAFSSFPAVLLLTTLFRLALSVATTRLILLQGDAGHIVQAFGNFVVGGNLAVGLVIFLILTVVNFLVITKGSERVAEVAARFTLDALPGKQMSIDSDLRANLIDVSEARRRREELNKESQLFGAMDGAMKFVKGDAIAGLVIVVINLIGGFSVGMVQHDMSASDSMHLYAVLTIGDGLIAQIPALLISLTAGMIITRVSPEGQPAGSSVGKEIAQQLTAEPKAWVIASVGMLGFAALPGMPTLVFIVIAVITGTAGIIQLYGRARKAREGEQPEATVTPEHNGAEDLRSFDPTRAYLLQFSKSMQGNPAAEDVIQAIRKKRNALVAGFGLTLPPFEIEYSALLEDDEFRFCVHEVPMLRATFGDRVAVARGPLPFEPQDAQVGSEVRDEHQWLWLAPGDPLLADERVEAVPAGELLVERMSRAMFATGPQFLGLQESKSILSWLEAGQPELVQELQRTMPLARFAAVLQRLAGEGVPLRAVRLIAESLIEHGQHERDVGALTDYARIALKSQIYHQYRDEDGLHVWLLTPETEGLLRDALRQTQTETFFALESVHTRALVLQLREGFPLRAKRTAVLLVAQDLRAPLRDLLRDEFNHVPVLAFSELHSNAQVTVLGRFDLEQEKLQIEEAA
- a CDS encoding FHA domain-containing protein, with the protein product MFELRVLSGLHRGAALPLVGEQWVVGAAEDADLALYDPGICGRHATLRQVEGQWLLESLEGAVCDGQGQPWASPGPLPGNTPFSIAGIWLCLAPADQPWPEDAALDDAAHLTVERDAHKPAARPSWPKRVGIAVAVITVASSAWAFTSQPAPTVAPSAVQQHKQAKAALDTVEAVRLELDRMLQERDLDANVRTEVQDGRLALVGELPRQRLAVVERLMERFHARYDTSVEITANVKERLTQLPFQIAQIVGGKRGHVVTSDGRRLFLGDQIDGLRLTAIDSGKVTFEGEQRYEVTW
- a CDS encoding TyeA family type III secretion system gatekeeper subunit produces the protein MTFSHHVERNTKALSQRRIRNARSEVGQVRVETREQLEEWYDQLGHPGKQSLGAMAAQAGVLLNGQPVLEELVQSTGGDPARTDLILKQALLDAEAQGRLVEAKRARDYLQLLRERYGAQIQAGMNIAEALRASGGDPELRQAVRRLYYDTVVLKQSLPTMMQALLGLFGEASFVSGLDMMRRALADDIAAHAPSRPTALLRTLLIGLAASTQLSSVLQSCRRLLEQLAYSCPASQLTAVLLLQRMLGFVSSGLSSAEVRRIGRELGGDQERDQLVSLNGLYPLLKRLPLALWRDAKSRQTALKNLLVLLDERSRGETRGQTAEPVIGAQS